Proteins from one Limanda limanda chromosome 4, fLimLim1.1, whole genome shotgun sequence genomic window:
- the fgd5a gene encoding FYVE, RhoGEF and PH domain-containing protein 5 isoform X2, with protein sequence MNADFQNPLQVPQTKIRSHLTIKVQSKLMSRPCPHFRGPKPPVAPKPTPLYDPCQQGESCPQQSLSNGDRPHSDGETEELSEMVEENQDKEQESEANGNGENNTEDEGESEGTEKEADILDNDGDVDSIGSEETVKGDDVSAVDTTEEENTDIDLSTPEGGDHTDDDTTSTPSLLLTETEDEDLEEEEEEIESFSEKIDICCDSTGLSDERVDEQTPDQTQGQSDKDSDVGSEDYLDLLPDKTELEAGGFAFGFCVLPTLTEEYPYDVIGPTDDASDTCESCDPAETEVWQPERATKDLSGCFRFTSSTEDVFGPYSMIGAVPGDMTGTADPEWSQDDTDDKPSSELQTPAASNQEPYYVSSDDVDKLKDKQALSEEGETEEGTELSNEHKEKAKESESADEYADIDDSLCPKGDDIEQLECVSSEDYVEIGDDDDEEEEQEKKHIKGKSAKERTAKRDQAYHDQRKSCQPRLRLCNITVPTDLDLGRTPELTNRVVFAHTTEAFEEDIEELDCHIVPYYENTDSESEEHIYEEAGFDSEGENFVTLDRKTIVTRSRSYSGKISGYVPETVPEETGTEYQTHDYCTVALDKNGEPLNHSRQPGVNAVIPSRNSRRFLLYSRSAEGAELSLTSPTGFKQSLKDEIRMRRRDDTLSLPCVITSSGSFSQRSHQSSSGVSTPTSLVDIPPPFELAYIAKRPVTKSSPSLLIQHEPSDLPKKKTSSFKRFLALKFKRKSDSKGFSDGSVRSSRSSSESSHHGPARIIELDRRSTGSSPQLQSRLVNPHQRPSDLPSSFVLDNVHQRRKGDLKAYGRGVSRVESFEERSRRSLMPLPLTKPRSISFPSADTSDYENIPALSSDYENIQIPTRPTRSHTVTEFFEDPNRATVACNENDGYVDMNSFPGIDSKAQTLKDDTESAYTEPFPMNSVSAGLSGDEDHGRTSEEEEGVAEQSYDRQIDGRSRAFYVAKELVDSERLHVDAIKYLQEDFRSEVAETLGEGGEPVLEEQRLGEILGVLPQVYTLHSSILSELEERITQWEESQRVVDVILSRREDFGVFDTYISEYDRSMSLLEESCRNSPAFASIVKKFETRAPKETEVPLKHQLLQVIVRVLQYRMLLTDYLNNLSPDSKEYEDTQAALVIVSELADQANDNLKQGENLLRLVHIEFSVKGKRDLLKSGRMFVKEGTLMKVSRKSRQPRHLFLMNDIMLYTYPQQDGKYRLKNTLSLSGMKVSKPVLDNVLNCLRIEVSDITITLSASSVGEREDWFHTLSRAIADHAAGLCTFGGPCSEAREKLWMALGEAAPVMVPVSHVMMCMNCTSDFSLTLRRHHCNACGKVVCRACSRNRYPLKYLKDRVAKVCDHCFAELRKRGGSVAGACGSSSPRTHRASRPLSAVFQSLQPPSLWKSRKSSSSLNQVSVGLEGSTMSGSLQRRKKSKRKWKRLWFLLKDKDKVAAESLPLQGCTVKLTERPEGEESSSSVFHLYHKKTLYYSFRAEDQQTARRWVNAIEEATVL encoded by the exons ATGAACGCAG ATTTTCAAAATCCACTGCAAGTCCCTCAGACAAAGATCCGCAGTCATCTGACCATCAAAGTACAGTCCAAGCTGATGTCCAGGCCGTGTCCCCATTTCCGTGGTCCAAAACCTCCTGTCGCCCCCAAGCCAACACCCCTCTATGACCCTTGCCAACAGGGAGAGTCCTGCCCTCAACAGAGCCTCAGTAACGGAGACCGGCCCCACTCTGATGGGGAAACTGAAGAGCTCAGTGAGATGGTCGAGGAGAATCAGGACAAAGAACAGGAAAGTGAGGCTAATGGCAACGGAGAAAATAATACAGAGGAcgaaggagagagtgaaggaacGGAGAAAGAAGCAGACATATTAGATAATGATGGTGATGTAGACAGTATAGGCTCTGAGGAAACAgtcaaaggagacgatgtttcTGCTGTCGACACtactgaagaagaaaacactgaCATTGACTTGAGCACGCCTGAAGGTGGCGATCACACCGACGATGACACAACATCAACGCCTTCACTTCTTCTGACTGAAACAGAGGATGAAgatttagaggaggaggaagaggagatagaGAGTTTTAGTGAAAAGATAGACATATGCTGTGATTCGACAGGACTCTCTGATGAACGTGTAGACGAGCAAACCCCTGATCAGACACAAGGTCAGAGTGATAAGGACAGTGATGTTGGAAGTGAGGACTATTTAGACTTACTCCCCGACAAGACTGAGCTGGAAGCTGGAGGATTTGCATTTGGATTCTGCGTGCTTCCAACATTAACCGAGGAGTATCCCTACGATGTGATTGGCCCCACGGATGATGCCAGTGATACATGTGAGTCATGTGACCCAGCTGAAACAGAGGTATGGCAACCCGAACGGGCCACAAAAGATCTTTCCGGCTGTTTTCGATTCACATCCAGCACAGAGGATGTGTTTGGGCCTTATTCAATGATCGGAGCTGTCCCGGGAGATATGACAGGCACTGCTGACCCCGAGTGGAGTCAGGATGATACTGATGACAAACCTTCAAGTGAACTGCAAACTCCAGCTGCTTCTAACCAGGAACCTTATTATGTGTCATCAGATGATGTGGACAAGCTAAAGGATAAGCAGGCCCTCTCAGAAGAGGGCGAGACGGAGGAGGGCACAGAGCTGTCAAATGAGCacaaagaaaaagcaaaagagAGCGAGTCAGCAGATGAGTATGCAGACATTGACGATTCTCTCTGTCCCAAAGGGGATGACATCGAGCAGCTGGAGTGTGTCTCATCGGAGGATTATGTGGAGATAGGCGACgacgatgatgaagaggaagaacaggaaaagaaacacatcaAAGGAAAAAGTGCGAAAGAGAGAACGGCCAAACGAGACCAGGCCTATCACGACCAGAGAAAAAGCTGTCAGCCTCGCCTTAGATTGTGCAACATAACAGTGCCAACAGACCTTGACCTAGGTCGCACCCCAGAGCTCACCAACAGAGTGGTGTTCGCCCACACAACTGAAGCCTTTGAAGAAGACATTGAGGAACTGGACTGCCATATTGTGCCTTACTATGAAAACACAGACTCCGAGAGTGAGGAGCATATTTACGAAGAGGCTGGGTTTGACTCAGAAGGGGAGAACTTCGTAACATTGGATAGGAAAACCATCGTCACACGATCTCGCTCTTATTCTGGTAAAATTTCAGGCTATGTCCCCGAAACTGTACCAGAAGAGACCGGGACAGAGTACCAGACTCATGACTACTGTACAGTGGCCTTAGATAAGAACGGTGAACCGCTCAACCATTCACGGCAGCCAGGGGTCAACGCTGTGATCCCTTCAAGGAACTCCCGCCGCTTCTTGTTATACTCTCGGTCTGCAGAGGGTGCAGAATTGTCCTTGACTTCCCCAACAGGGTTCAAACAGTCGCTGAAGGATGAGatcaggatgaggaggagagatgatacCCTCTCCCTCCCATGTGTCATAACCTCTTCTGGAAGCTTCTCCCAGCGTAGCCATCAATCGTCCAGTGGGGTTTCAACACCAACCTCTCTAGTGGACATCCCACCACCATTTGAGCTGGCATACATTGCTAAAAGACCAGTCACCAAGAGTTCCCCATCCCTGCTGATCCAACATGAACCCAGTGACCTACCTAAGAAGAAGACGTCCTCCTTTAAACGTTTTCTGGCACTGAAGTTCAAGAGGAAGTCAGATTCGAAGGGATTCAGTGATGGAAGTGTTCGCTCTTCACGTTCCTCCTCTGAATCCAGCCACCACGGCCCAGCAAGAATTATAGAGCTGGACCGTAGGAGCACTGGCAGCTCACCTCAGCTCCAGTCCCGCCTAGTGAACCCACATCAGCGTCCTTCAGACCTGCCGTCCAGCTTTGTACTTGACAATGTCCACCAGAGGAGGAAAGGTGACCTCAAGGCTTATGGCAGGGGCGTCTCCAGAGTGGAGTCCTTTGAGGAGCGTTCTCGCCGCTCATTGATGCCTCTGCCTTTGACTAAACCGCGCTCCATCTCCTTTCCCAGTGCAGACACCTCAGACTATGAAAACATCCCAGCATTGAGCTCAGACTATGAGAACATCCAGATCCCAACCAGGCCCACCAGATCCCACACTGTGACAGAGTTTTTTGAGGATCCAAACCGCGCAACAGTTGCCTGCAATGAAAACGATGGCTATGTGGATATGAACAGTTTCCCTGGGATTGACAGCAAAGCCCAGACATTGAAAGATGACACTGAAAG TGCCTACACCGAGCCTTTCCCAATGAACTCCGTCTCTGCTGGGCTGTCTGGGGATGAGGACCACGGCCGTacctcagaggaagaggagggggtggCGGAGCAGAGTTATGACCGACAG ATTGATGGCCGATCCCGAGCGTTCTACGTCGCCAAGGAGCTCGTCGACTCCGAGAGATT ACACGTCGACGCCATCAAGTACCTTCAAGAG GACTTTAGGTCAGAGGTGGCTGAAACTCTGGGTGAGGGAGGAGAGCcggtgctggaggagcagaggctgGGGGAGATACTGGGCGTGCTCCCGCAGGTCTACACCCTCCACAGCAGCATCCTCTCTGAGCTGGAGGAACGCATCACTCAATG ggaggagagcCAAAGGGTGGTAGATGTGATCCTGTCTCGTCGGGAGGACTTCGGTGTGTTTGACACGTACATCTCAGAGTATGATCGCAGCATGTCCTTACTGGAGGAGAGCTGCAGGAACAGCCCAGCCTTCGCCAGCATCGTCAAGAAGTTTGAG ACACGCGCCCCAAAAGAAACTGAGGTCCCACTGAaacaccagctgctgcaggtcatAGTGAGAGTTCTTCAGTACCGGATGCTActcacag ATTACCTGAACAACCTGTCTCCTGACTCTAAAGAATATGAAGACACACAAG ctgcCTTGGTGATCGTGTCCGAGTTGGCCGACCAGGCCAATGACAATTTGAAACAGGGg GAGAACCTGCTGCGTCTGGTCCACATAGAGTTCAGTGTTAAAGGAAAGAGGGACCTCCTGAAGTCCGGAAGG ATGTTTGTCAAAGAGGGCACACTAATGAAGGTGTCGAGGAAGAGCAGGCAGCCGCGACACCTGTTTCTG ATGAATGATATTATGCTGTACACCTACCCTCAGCAGGATGGGAAATACAGGCTTAAGaacacactgtctctgtctggaaTGAAG GTGAGCAAACCTGTTCTAGACAACGTGTTGAACTGTCTCAGAATTGAGGTGTCTGACATCACCATTACACTCTCCGCCAG ttcggtcggagagagggaggactgGTTCCACACACTGAGTCGAGCCATAGCGGACCATGCTGCAGGACTCTGCACGTTTGGTGGACCCTGCAGTGAG GCGCGTGAGAAGTTGTGGATGGCCCTGGGTGAAGCTGCTCCTGTGATGGTGCCAGTTTCCCATGTGATGATGTGCATGAACTGTACCTCTGACTTCAGCCTCACACTCAGGCGACACCACTGCAACGCCTGTGGCAAG GTGGTGTGTCGTGCTTGCTCCAGGAACAGATACCCACTGAAGTACCTCAAAGACCGAGTGGCCAAAGTTTGTGACCACTGCTTTGCCGAGCTCAGGAAAAGAG GTGGGAGCGTGGCGGGGGCATGCGGCAGCTCCAGCCCTCGGACTCACCGGGCCAGTCGTCCCCTCTCTGCTGTCTTCCAGAGCCTGCAGCCCCCGAGTTTgtggaagagcaggaagagcagctcctctctcaaTCAG GTTTCGGTCGGCTTGGAAGGCTCCACCATGAGTGGCAGCCTGCAGCGCCGAAAGAAGAGCAAGAGGAAGTGGAAGCGGCTGTGGTTCCTCCTCAAAGACAAG GATAAGGTGGCTGCGGAGAGTCTCCCTCTGCAGGGCTGCACCGTCAAGCTGACAGAGAGaccagagggggaggagagcagcagcagcgtgttcCATCTGTACCACAAGAAAACCCTCTACTATAGTTTCAGAGCCGAGGACCAACAGACAGCTCGCAG GTGGGTGAACGCCATTGAGGAAGCTACTGTTTTATAG
- the fgd5a gene encoding FYVE, RhoGEF and PH domain-containing protein 5 isoform X1 encodes MNADFQNPLQVPQTKIRSHLTIKVQSKLMSRPCPHFRGPKPPVAPKPTPLYDPCQQGESCPQQSLSNGDRPHSDGETEELSEMVEENQDKEQESEANGNGENNTEDEGESEGTEKEADILDNDGDVDSIGSEETVKGDDVSAVDTTEEENTDIDLSTPEGGDHTDDDTTSTPSLLLTETEDEDLEEEEEEIESFSEKIDICCDSTGLSDERVDEQTPDQTQGQSDKDSDVGSEDYLDLLPDKTELEAGGFAFGFCVLPTLTEEYPYDVIGPTDDASDTCESCDPAETEVWQPERATKDLSGCFRFTSSTEDVFGPYSMIGAVPGDMTGTADPEWSQDDTDDKPSSELQTPAASNQEPYYVSSDDVDKLKDKQALSEEGETEEGTELSNEHKEKAKESESADEYADIDDSLCPKGDDIEQLECVSSEDYVEIGDDDDEEEEQEKKHIKGKSAKERTAKRDQAYHDQRKSCQPRLRLCNITVPTDLDLGRTPELTNRVVFAHTTEAFEEDIEELDCHIVPYYENTDSESEEHIYEEAGFDSEGENFVTLDRKTIVTRSRSYSGKISGYVPETVPEETGTEYQTHDYCTVALDKNGEPLNHSRQPGVNAVIPSRNSRRFLLYSRSAEGAELSLTSPTGFKQSLKDEIRMRRRDDTLSLPCVITSSGSFSQRSHQSSSGVSTPTSLVDIPPPFELAYIAKRPVTKSSPSLLIQHEPSDLPKKKTSSFKRFLALKFKRKSDSKGFSDGSVRSSRSSSESSHHGPARIIELDRRSTGSSPQLQSRLVNPHQRPSDLPSSFVLDNVHQRRKGDLKAYGRGVSRVESFEERSRRSLMPLPLTKPRSISFPSADTSDYENIPALSSDYENIQIPTRPTRSHTVTEFFEDPNRATVACNENDGYVDMNSFPGIDSKAQTLKDDTESAYTEPFPMNSVSAGLSGDEDHGRTSEEEEGVAEQSYDRQIDGRSRAFYVAKELVDSERLHVDAIKYLQEDFRSEVAETLGEGGEPVLEEQRLGEILGVLPQVYTLHSSILSELEERITQWEESQRVVDVILSRREDFGVFDTYISEYDRSMSLLEESCRNSPAFASIVKKFETRAPKETEVPLKHQLLQVIVRVLQYRMLLTDYLNNLSPDSKEYEDTQAALVIVSELADQANDNLKQGENLLRLVHIEFSVKGKRDLLKSGRMFVKEGTLMKVSRKSRQPRHLFLMNDIMLYTYPQQDGKYRLKNTLSLSGMKVSKPVLDNVLNCLRIEVSDITITLSASSVGEREDWFHTLSRAIADHAAGLCTFGGPCSEAREKLWMALGEAAPVMVPVSHVMMCMNCTSDFSLTLRRHHCNACGKVVCRACSRNRYPLKYLKDRVAKVCDHCFAELRKRGGSVAGACGSSSPRTHRASRPLSAVFQSLQPPSLWKSRKSSSSLNQVSVGLEGSTMSGSLQRRKKSKRKWKRLWFLLKDKVLYTFTAREDKVAAESLPLQGCTVKLTERPEGEESSSSVFHLYHKKTLYYSFRAEDQQTARRWVNAIEEATVL; translated from the exons ATGAACGCAG ATTTTCAAAATCCACTGCAAGTCCCTCAGACAAAGATCCGCAGTCATCTGACCATCAAAGTACAGTCCAAGCTGATGTCCAGGCCGTGTCCCCATTTCCGTGGTCCAAAACCTCCTGTCGCCCCCAAGCCAACACCCCTCTATGACCCTTGCCAACAGGGAGAGTCCTGCCCTCAACAGAGCCTCAGTAACGGAGACCGGCCCCACTCTGATGGGGAAACTGAAGAGCTCAGTGAGATGGTCGAGGAGAATCAGGACAAAGAACAGGAAAGTGAGGCTAATGGCAACGGAGAAAATAATACAGAGGAcgaaggagagagtgaaggaacGGAGAAAGAAGCAGACATATTAGATAATGATGGTGATGTAGACAGTATAGGCTCTGAGGAAACAgtcaaaggagacgatgtttcTGCTGTCGACACtactgaagaagaaaacactgaCATTGACTTGAGCACGCCTGAAGGTGGCGATCACACCGACGATGACACAACATCAACGCCTTCACTTCTTCTGACTGAAACAGAGGATGAAgatttagaggaggaggaagaggagatagaGAGTTTTAGTGAAAAGATAGACATATGCTGTGATTCGACAGGACTCTCTGATGAACGTGTAGACGAGCAAACCCCTGATCAGACACAAGGTCAGAGTGATAAGGACAGTGATGTTGGAAGTGAGGACTATTTAGACTTACTCCCCGACAAGACTGAGCTGGAAGCTGGAGGATTTGCATTTGGATTCTGCGTGCTTCCAACATTAACCGAGGAGTATCCCTACGATGTGATTGGCCCCACGGATGATGCCAGTGATACATGTGAGTCATGTGACCCAGCTGAAACAGAGGTATGGCAACCCGAACGGGCCACAAAAGATCTTTCCGGCTGTTTTCGATTCACATCCAGCACAGAGGATGTGTTTGGGCCTTATTCAATGATCGGAGCTGTCCCGGGAGATATGACAGGCACTGCTGACCCCGAGTGGAGTCAGGATGATACTGATGACAAACCTTCAAGTGAACTGCAAACTCCAGCTGCTTCTAACCAGGAACCTTATTATGTGTCATCAGATGATGTGGACAAGCTAAAGGATAAGCAGGCCCTCTCAGAAGAGGGCGAGACGGAGGAGGGCACAGAGCTGTCAAATGAGCacaaagaaaaagcaaaagagAGCGAGTCAGCAGATGAGTATGCAGACATTGACGATTCTCTCTGTCCCAAAGGGGATGACATCGAGCAGCTGGAGTGTGTCTCATCGGAGGATTATGTGGAGATAGGCGACgacgatgatgaagaggaagaacaggaaaagaaacacatcaAAGGAAAAAGTGCGAAAGAGAGAACGGCCAAACGAGACCAGGCCTATCACGACCAGAGAAAAAGCTGTCAGCCTCGCCTTAGATTGTGCAACATAACAGTGCCAACAGACCTTGACCTAGGTCGCACCCCAGAGCTCACCAACAGAGTGGTGTTCGCCCACACAACTGAAGCCTTTGAAGAAGACATTGAGGAACTGGACTGCCATATTGTGCCTTACTATGAAAACACAGACTCCGAGAGTGAGGAGCATATTTACGAAGAGGCTGGGTTTGACTCAGAAGGGGAGAACTTCGTAACATTGGATAGGAAAACCATCGTCACACGATCTCGCTCTTATTCTGGTAAAATTTCAGGCTATGTCCCCGAAACTGTACCAGAAGAGACCGGGACAGAGTACCAGACTCATGACTACTGTACAGTGGCCTTAGATAAGAACGGTGAACCGCTCAACCATTCACGGCAGCCAGGGGTCAACGCTGTGATCCCTTCAAGGAACTCCCGCCGCTTCTTGTTATACTCTCGGTCTGCAGAGGGTGCAGAATTGTCCTTGACTTCCCCAACAGGGTTCAAACAGTCGCTGAAGGATGAGatcaggatgaggaggagagatgatacCCTCTCCCTCCCATGTGTCATAACCTCTTCTGGAAGCTTCTCCCAGCGTAGCCATCAATCGTCCAGTGGGGTTTCAACACCAACCTCTCTAGTGGACATCCCACCACCATTTGAGCTGGCATACATTGCTAAAAGACCAGTCACCAAGAGTTCCCCATCCCTGCTGATCCAACATGAACCCAGTGACCTACCTAAGAAGAAGACGTCCTCCTTTAAACGTTTTCTGGCACTGAAGTTCAAGAGGAAGTCAGATTCGAAGGGATTCAGTGATGGAAGTGTTCGCTCTTCACGTTCCTCCTCTGAATCCAGCCACCACGGCCCAGCAAGAATTATAGAGCTGGACCGTAGGAGCACTGGCAGCTCACCTCAGCTCCAGTCCCGCCTAGTGAACCCACATCAGCGTCCTTCAGACCTGCCGTCCAGCTTTGTACTTGACAATGTCCACCAGAGGAGGAAAGGTGACCTCAAGGCTTATGGCAGGGGCGTCTCCAGAGTGGAGTCCTTTGAGGAGCGTTCTCGCCGCTCATTGATGCCTCTGCCTTTGACTAAACCGCGCTCCATCTCCTTTCCCAGTGCAGACACCTCAGACTATGAAAACATCCCAGCATTGAGCTCAGACTATGAGAACATCCAGATCCCAACCAGGCCCACCAGATCCCACACTGTGACAGAGTTTTTTGAGGATCCAAACCGCGCAACAGTTGCCTGCAATGAAAACGATGGCTATGTGGATATGAACAGTTTCCCTGGGATTGACAGCAAAGCCCAGACATTGAAAGATGACACTGAAAG TGCCTACACCGAGCCTTTCCCAATGAACTCCGTCTCTGCTGGGCTGTCTGGGGATGAGGACCACGGCCGTacctcagaggaagaggagggggtggCGGAGCAGAGTTATGACCGACAG ATTGATGGCCGATCCCGAGCGTTCTACGTCGCCAAGGAGCTCGTCGACTCCGAGAGATT ACACGTCGACGCCATCAAGTACCTTCAAGAG GACTTTAGGTCAGAGGTGGCTGAAACTCTGGGTGAGGGAGGAGAGCcggtgctggaggagcagaggctgGGGGAGATACTGGGCGTGCTCCCGCAGGTCTACACCCTCCACAGCAGCATCCTCTCTGAGCTGGAGGAACGCATCACTCAATG ggaggagagcCAAAGGGTGGTAGATGTGATCCTGTCTCGTCGGGAGGACTTCGGTGTGTTTGACACGTACATCTCAGAGTATGATCGCAGCATGTCCTTACTGGAGGAGAGCTGCAGGAACAGCCCAGCCTTCGCCAGCATCGTCAAGAAGTTTGAG ACACGCGCCCCAAAAGAAACTGAGGTCCCACTGAaacaccagctgctgcaggtcatAGTGAGAGTTCTTCAGTACCGGATGCTActcacag ATTACCTGAACAACCTGTCTCCTGACTCTAAAGAATATGAAGACACACAAG ctgcCTTGGTGATCGTGTCCGAGTTGGCCGACCAGGCCAATGACAATTTGAAACAGGGg GAGAACCTGCTGCGTCTGGTCCACATAGAGTTCAGTGTTAAAGGAAAGAGGGACCTCCTGAAGTCCGGAAGG ATGTTTGTCAAAGAGGGCACACTAATGAAGGTGTCGAGGAAGAGCAGGCAGCCGCGACACCTGTTTCTG ATGAATGATATTATGCTGTACACCTACCCTCAGCAGGATGGGAAATACAGGCTTAAGaacacactgtctctgtctggaaTGAAG GTGAGCAAACCTGTTCTAGACAACGTGTTGAACTGTCTCAGAATTGAGGTGTCTGACATCACCATTACACTCTCCGCCAG ttcggtcggagagagggaggactgGTTCCACACACTGAGTCGAGCCATAGCGGACCATGCTGCAGGACTCTGCACGTTTGGTGGACCCTGCAGTGAG GCGCGTGAGAAGTTGTGGATGGCCCTGGGTGAAGCTGCTCCTGTGATGGTGCCAGTTTCCCATGTGATGATGTGCATGAACTGTACCTCTGACTTCAGCCTCACACTCAGGCGACACCACTGCAACGCCTGTGGCAAG GTGGTGTGTCGTGCTTGCTCCAGGAACAGATACCCACTGAAGTACCTCAAAGACCGAGTGGCCAAAGTTTGTGACCACTGCTTTGCCGAGCTCAGGAAAAGAG GTGGGAGCGTGGCGGGGGCATGCGGCAGCTCCAGCCCTCGGACTCACCGGGCCAGTCGTCCCCTCTCTGCTGTCTTCCAGAGCCTGCAGCCCCCGAGTTTgtggaagagcaggaagagcagctcctctctcaaTCAG GTTTCGGTCGGCTTGGAAGGCTCCACCATGAGTGGCAGCCTGCAGCGCCGAAAGAAGAGCAAGAGGAAGTGGAAGCGGCTGTGGTTCCTCCTCAAAGACAAGGTGCTCTACACCTTCACAGCCCGTGAG GATAAGGTGGCTGCGGAGAGTCTCCCTCTGCAGGGCTGCACCGTCAAGCTGACAGAGAGaccagagggggaggagagcagcagcagcgtgttcCATCTGTACCACAAGAAAACCCTCTACTATAGTTTCAGAGCCGAGGACCAACAGACAGCTCGCAG GTGGGTGAACGCCATTGAGGAAGCTACTGTTTTATAG